The following are encoded in a window of Phaseolus vulgaris cultivar G19833 chromosome 3, P. vulgaris v2.0, whole genome shotgun sequence genomic DNA:
- the LOC137806570 gene encoding alpha-glucan water dikinase, chloroplastic isoform X1, with translation MSQSIFHQTVLCQTQTVAEHQSKVSSFAVSVNKGKKNLGLRTSFRGNRLCVRKCKLAMGKHRHVDAIPRAVLTTNPASELSGRFILGGNIELQVSVSSAQPGAATQVDIKVSYSSGSLLLHWGVVCDQPGKWVLPSRRPEGTKVYKNKALRTPFMKADSESFLRIEIHDPAAQSIEFLILDEAKNKWFKNNGENFHIKLPVKNKLSQEVSVPEDLVQIQAYLRWERKGKQMYTPEQEKVEYEAARQELLEEVSRGTSVQDLRARLTKNTKAAEVKEPSVSETKTIPDELVQIQSYIRWEKAGKPNYSQEQQLMEFEEARKELSAELEKGASLDEIRKKIIKGEVQTKVAKQLKTKTYFRAERIQRKNRDLRQIINRIVDENIVEQFIDVPKSLTVIEHYAKEREENESGPVLNKTIYKLDDNDLLVLVTKDAGKIKVHLATNSKKPLTLHWALSRTSEEWLLPPGNSLPPGSVTMNEAAETPFKAGSLSHPSFEVQSLDIEVDDDTFKGIPFVILSEGKWIKNNGSNFYIEFAGKKQIRKDFGDSKGTAKFLLDKIAEQESEAQKSFMHRFNIASNLIDEAKSAGRLGLAGILVWMRFMATRQLIWNKNYNVKPREISKAQDRLTDLLQDVYASYPQYREIVRMILSTVGRGGEGDVGQRIRDEILVIQRNNDCKGGMMEEWHQKLHNNTSPDDVVICQALIDYIKNDFDTGVYWKTLNDNGITKERLLSYDRAIHSEPNFRRDQKEGLLRDLGNYMRTLKAVHSGADLESAISNCMGYKSEGQGFMVGVQINPVPGLPAGFQGLLEFVMEHVEDKNVEPLLEGLLEAREELHPSLGKSQSRLKDLLFLDVALDSTVRTAVERGYEELNNAAPEKIMYFICLVLENLSLSSDDNEDLIYCLKGWDLALTKCKSNDTHWALYAKSVLDRTRLALTNKAQLYQEILQPSAEYLGSLLGVDQWAVEIFTEEIIRAGSAASLSTLLNRLDPVLRKTANLGSWQVISPVETVGYVEVVDELLSVQNKSYERPTILIAKSVKGEEEIPDGTVAVLTPDMPDVLSHVSVRARNSKVCFATCFDPNILANLQESRGKLLRLKPTSADVVYSQVEEGEFIDDKSSHLKDVGSVSPISLVRKKFSGRYAVSSEEFTGEMVGAKSRNITYLKGKVASWIGIPTSVAIPFGVFEHVLSDKSNQAVAERVNILKKKLIEGDFSVLKEIRETVLQLNAPPQLVEELKSKMKSSGMPWPGDEGEQRWEQAWKAIKKVWGSKWNERAYFSTRKVKLDHEYLSMAVLVQEVVNADYAFVIHTTNPSSGDSSEIYAEVVKGLGETLVGAYPGRALSFICKKSDLNSPQVLGYPSKPVGLFIRQSIIFRSDSNGEDLEGYAGAGLYDSVPMDEEEKVVLDYSSDQLMLDGSFRRTILSSIARAGNEIEGLYGSPQDIEGVIKDGKLYVVQTRPQM, from the exons ATGAGCCAAAGTATCTTCCACCAAACGGTGCTTTGTCAAACGCAAACGGTTGCGGAGCATCAAAGTAAGGTAAGTTCCTTTGCGGTGAGTGTGAACAAAGGAAAGAAGAATCTCGGGCTTCGTACAAGTTTTCGCGGGAACAGGCTGTGTGTGAGGAAATGCAAACTAGCCATGGGGAAGCACCGCCATGTCGACGCTATTCCACGCGCTGTGTTAACCACTAATCCGGCTTCCGAG CTTTCTGGGAGGTTCATCCTTGGTGGAAATATTGAGTTGCAG GTTAGTGTTAGTTCTGCACAACCAGGAGCTGCAACACAAGTAGATATTAAAGTTTCATATAGTAGTGGCTCTCTGCTTTTACATTGGGGAGTTGTGTGTGATCAGCCAGG gaAGTGGGTACTTCCTTCTCGTCGCCCAGAAGGAACTAAAGTTTACAAGAACAAAGCTCTTAGAACTCCTTTCATGAAA GCTGACTCGGAATCCTTCCTTAGAATAGAAATTCACGATCCTGCAGCACAATCCATTGAGTTCCTCATACTTGATGAGGCTAAAAATAAGTG GTTTAAAAATAACGGTGAGAACTTTCACATTAAGTTACCAGTAAAAAATAAGCTATCTCAAGAAGTTTCAGTTCCTGAAGACCTTGTTCAGATTCAAGCATATCTTAGGTGGGAACGAAAGGGTAAGCAGATGTACACTCCAGAGCAAGAGAAG GTGGAATATGAAGCAGCTCGGCAGGAACTACTGGAGGAAGTATCTAGGGGTACTTCTGTTCAAGATCTTCGTGCAAGGTTAACTAAGAATACTAAAGCTGCTGAAGTAAAGGAGCCTTCTGTTTCTGAAACAAAGACTATCCCTGATGAACTTGTACAGATTCAATCTTATATTCGTTGGGAAAAAGCTGGGAAGCCTAACTACTCTCAGGAACAACAACTT ATGGAATTTGAGGAAGCAAGAAAAGAGTTGTCAGCGGAGCTTGAGAAGGGTGCTTCTTTGGATGAGATACGGAAGAAGATTATCAAAGGAGAAGTACAAACTAAAGTTGCCAAGCAgttgaaaacaaaaacatactTCCGTGCTGAAAGAATACAGAGGAAAAACCGAGATTTGAGGCAGATTATCAACAGAATTGTTGATGAAAATATAGTTGAACAATTTATAGATGTTCCAAAGTCCTTGACAGTAATTGAACATTATGCCAAGGAGAGGGAAGAAAATGAAAGCGGTCCTGTTTTGAACAAGACAATATACAAGCTTGATGATAATGATCTTTTG GTACTCGTTACCAAGGATGCTGGTAAGATTAAGGTTCACCTGGCTACAAACTCGAAAAAACCTCTTACACTTCACTGGGCCTTATCTAGAACATCTGAAGAGTGGTTG TTACCACCTGGAAATTCTCTGCCCCCTGGATCTGTTACTATGAATGAGGCTGCTGAAACACCTTTCAAAGCTGGTTCTTTGTCTCATCCTTCTTTTGAG GTCCAGTCCTTGGATATAGAGGTTGATGATGATACTTTTAAAGGAATACCGTTTGTCATTTTATCCGAAGGAAAATGGATAAAGAACAATGGatcaaatttttatattgaatttgCTGGGAAAAAGCAGATACGAAAG gatTTTGGTGATAGCAAAGGTACAGCCAAGTTCTTGCTGGATAAAATAGCAGAACAGGAAAGTGAGGCACAAAAGTCCTTCATGCATCG ATTTAACATTGCATCGAACTTGATTGATGAAGCCAAAAGTGCTGGTCGACTGGGTCTTGCGGGGATTTTGGTGTGGATGAGATTCATGGCTACAAGGCAGCTCATATGGAACAAAAATTACAATGTGAAACCACG TGAGATAAGTAAAGCACAGGATAGGCTTACAGACTTGCTCCAGGATGTTTATGCAAGTTATCCACAGTATAGAGAAATTGTGAGGATGATCTTGTCTACTGTTGGTCGTGGAGGTGAAGGAGATGTCGGACAAAGGATTCGGGATGAAATCCTTGTTATTCAg AGAAATAATGATTGCAAAGGTGGAATGATGGAGGAATGGCACCAGAAGTTACACAATAATACTAGCCCTGATGATGTTGTGATCTGTCAG GCActaattgattatataaaaaatgactTTGATACTGGCGTTTACTGGAAAACATTGAATGACAATGGAATAACAAAAGAACGGCTTCTGAGCTATGATCGAGCCATTCATTCTGAACCAAATTTTAGGAGAGATCAGAAGGAAGGTCTTCTGCGAGATCTGGGAAACTACATGAGGACTTTGAAG GCAGTTCATTCAGGAGCTGATCTTGAATCTGCTATTTCAAATTGTATGGGCTATAAATCCGAG GGTCAGGGCTTCATGGTAGGGGTGCAGATAAATCCAGTGCCGGGTTTGCCTGCTGGTTTTCAA GGATTACTTGAGTTTGTCATGGAGCACGTTGAAGATAAGAATGTTGAACCACTTCTTGAG GGATTGCTTGAGGCTCGTGAAGAACTCCACCCATCACTCGGTAAATCCCAAAGTCGTCTGAAAGATCTTTTATTTTTGGATGTTGCTCTTGATTCTACCGTTAGAACAGCAGTGGAAAGGGGTTACGAGGAATTAAACAATGCTGCACCTGAG AAAATAATGTACTTCATTTGCTTGGTTCTTGAAAATCTTTCACTTTCATCGGATGACAATGAAGATCTTATCTACTGTTTGAAG GGATGGGATCTTGCCTTAACCAAGTGCAAGAGTAATGATACTCATTGGGCATTGTATGCTAAATCAGTTCTTGACAGAACCCGCCTTGCACTCACAAACAAGGCTCAATTATACCAGGAAATTCTGCAACCATCGGCAGAATACCTTGGATCACTGCTTGGTGTGGACCAATGGGCC GTGGAAATATTTACTGAAGAAATTATCCGTGCTGGATCTGCTGCCTCTTTATCTACTCTTCTAAATCGACTGGATCCTGTGCTCCGAAAGACCGCTAATCTTGGAAG CTGGCAAGTTATTAGCCCAGTCGAAACTGTTGGATATGTTGAGGTTGTAGATGAGTTGCTTTCTGTTCAAAACAAATCATACGAGCGACCTACAATTTTGATAGCCAAGAGTGTAAAAGGAGAGGAAGAAATTCCAGATGGTACTGTTGCAGTCCTGACACCAGATATGCCTGATGTCCTATCTCATGTTTCTGTTCGAGCAAGAAATAGCAAG GTGTGTTTTGCTACATGCTTTGATCCCAATATTCTTGCTAACCTCCAAGAAAGTAGAGGAAAGCTTTTGCGCTTAAAGCCTACATCTGCCGATGTAGTTTATAG TCAGGTCGAGGAGGGAGAGTTTATTGATGACAAATCAAGTCACCTGAAAGATGTTGGTTCAGTGTCACCCATATCTCTGGTGAGAAAGAAGTTTAGTGGTAGATATGCTGTCTCATCCGAAGAATTCACTGGTGAAATG GTTGGAGCTAAATCTCGTAATATCACTTATTTAAAGGGGAAAGTAGCTTCTTGGATTGGAATTCCCACCTCAGTTGCCATACCATTTGGAGTTTTTGAACATGTTCTTTCTGATAAATCAAATCAG GCAGTGGCTGAGAGGGtcaatattttgaaaaagaagCTAATTGAGGGGGACTTCAGTGTTCTCAAAGAGATTCGCGAAACAGTTTTACAATTGAATGCACCACCCCAGTTG GTTGAGGAGTTGAAAAGTAAAATGAAGAGTTCTGGAATGCCTTGGCCGGGTGATGAAGGTGAACAGCGATGGGAACAAGCTTGGAAGGCTATAAAAAAG GTGTGGGGCTCCAAGTGGAATGAAAGGGCATACTTCAGCACAAGAAAAGTGAAACTCGACCACGAATATCTTTCCATGGCTGTCCTTGTTCAGGAAGTGGTAAATGCTGATTATGCTTTTGTCATCCACACAACTAATCCGTCCTCTGGGGATTCGTCAGAAATATATGCTGAG GTGGTAAAGGGACTTGGAGAAACACTGGTTGGAGCTTATCCTGGTCGTGCTTTGAGTTTTATCTGCAAAAAGAGTGATTTGAACTCTCCTCAG GTCTTGGGTTATCCTAGCAAACCTGTCGGCCTGTTTATAAGACAGTCAATTATTTTTCGATCTGATTCTAATGGTGAAGATCTAGAAGGTTATGCGGGTGCAGGTCTTTATGACAG TGTGCCAATGGATGAAGAGGAGAAGGTGGTGCTTGATTACTCATCAGACCAACTGATGCTTGATGGTAGTTTTCGCCGGACAATCTTGTCAAGCATTGCCCGTGCAGGAAATGAAATTGAAGGGTTGTATGGCTCTCCTCAGGACATTGAAGGTGTCATCAAGGATGGAAAACTGTATGTTGTCCAGACCAGACCACAAATGTAG
- the LOC137806570 gene encoding alpha-glucan water dikinase, chloroplastic isoform X2 yields MLMFSLDLCRGIIRSGSGKMSQSIFHQTVLCQTQTVAEHQSKVSSFAVSVNKGKKNLGLRTSFRGNRLCVRKCKLAMGKHRHVDAIPRAVLTTNPASELSGRFILGGNIELQVSVSSAQPGAATQVDIKVSYSSGSLLLHWGVVCDQPGKWVLPSRRPEGTKVYKNKALRTPFMKADSESFLRIEIHDPAAQSIEFLILDEAKNKWFKNNGENFHIKLPVKNKLSQEVSVPEDLVQIQAYLRWERKGKQMYTPEQEKVEYEAARQELLEEVSRGTSVQDLRARLTKNTKAAEVKEPSVSETKTIPDELVQIQSYIRWEKAGKPNYSQEQQLMEFEEARKELSAELEKGASLDEIRKKIIKGEVQTKVAKQLKTKTYFRAERIQRKNRDLRQIINRIVDENIVEQFIDVPKSLTVIEHYAKEREENESGPVLNKTIYKLDDNDLLVLVTKDAGKIKVHLATNSKKPLTLHWALSRTSEEWLLPPGNSLPPGSVTMNEAAETPFKAGSLSHPSFEVQSLDIEVDDDTFKGIPFVILSEGKWIKNNGSNFYIEFAGKKQIRKDFGDSKGTAKFLLDKIAEQESEAQKSFMHRFNIASNLIDEAKSAGRLGLAGILVWMRFMATRQLIWNKNYNVKPREISKAQDRLTDLLQDVYASYPQYREIVRMILSTVGRGGEGDVGQRIRDEILVIQRNNDCKGGMMEEWHQKLHNNTSPDDVVICQALIDYIKNDFDTGVYWKTLNDNGITKERLLSYDRAIHSEPNFRRDQKEGLLRDLGNYMRTLKAVHSGADLESAISNCMGYKSEGQGFMVGVQINPVPGLPAGFQGLLEFVMEHVEDKNVEPLLEGLLEAREELHPSLGKSQSRLKDLLFLDVALDSTVRTAVERGYEELNNAAPEKIMYFICLVLENLSLSSDDNEDLIYCLKGWDLALTKCKSNDTHWALYAKSVLDRTRLALTNKAQLYQEILQPSAEYLGSLLGVDQWAVEIFTEEIIRAGSAASLSTLLNRLDPVLRKTANLGSWQVISPVETVGYVEVVDELLSVQNKSYERPTILIAKSVKGEEEIPDGTVAVLTPDMPDVLSHVSVRARNSKVCFATCFDPNILANLQESRGKLLRLKPTSADVVYSQVEEGEFIDDKSSHLKDVGSVSPISLVRKKFSGRYAVSSEEFTGEMVGAKSRNITYLKGKVASWIGIPTSVAIPFGVFEHVLSDKSNQAVAERVNILKKKLIEGDFSVLKEIRETVLQLNAPPQLVEELKSKMKSSGMPWPGDEGEQRWEQAWKAIKKVWGSKWNERAYFSTRKVKLDHEYLSMAVLVQEVVNADYAFVIHTTNPSSGDSSEIYAEVVKGLGETLVGAYPGRALSFICKKSDLNSPQVLGYPSKPVGLFIRQSIIFRSDSNGEDLEGYAGAGLYDSVPMDEEEKVVLDYSSDQLMLDGSFRRTILSSIARAGNEIEGLYGSPQDIEGVIKDGKLYVVQTRPQM; encoded by the exons ATGTTAATGTTTTCCTTGGATTTGTGTAGAGGAATAATAAGGAGTGGATCCGGGAAGATGAGCCAAAGTATCTTCCACCAAACGGTGCTTTGTCAAACGCAAACGGTTGCGGAGCATCAAAGTAAGGTAAGTTCCTTTGCGGTGAGTGTGAACAAAGGAAAGAAGAATCTCGGGCTTCGTACAAGTTTTCGCGGGAACAGGCTGTGTGTGAGGAAATGCAAACTAGCCATGGGGAAGCACCGCCATGTCGACGCTATTCCACGCGCTGTGTTAACCACTAATCCGGCTTCCGAG CTTTCTGGGAGGTTCATCCTTGGTGGAAATATTGAGTTGCAG GTTAGTGTTAGTTCTGCACAACCAGGAGCTGCAACACAAGTAGATATTAAAGTTTCATATAGTAGTGGCTCTCTGCTTTTACATTGGGGAGTTGTGTGTGATCAGCCAGG gaAGTGGGTACTTCCTTCTCGTCGCCCAGAAGGAACTAAAGTTTACAAGAACAAAGCTCTTAGAACTCCTTTCATGAAA GCTGACTCGGAATCCTTCCTTAGAATAGAAATTCACGATCCTGCAGCACAATCCATTGAGTTCCTCATACTTGATGAGGCTAAAAATAAGTG GTTTAAAAATAACGGTGAGAACTTTCACATTAAGTTACCAGTAAAAAATAAGCTATCTCAAGAAGTTTCAGTTCCTGAAGACCTTGTTCAGATTCAAGCATATCTTAGGTGGGAACGAAAGGGTAAGCAGATGTACACTCCAGAGCAAGAGAAG GTGGAATATGAAGCAGCTCGGCAGGAACTACTGGAGGAAGTATCTAGGGGTACTTCTGTTCAAGATCTTCGTGCAAGGTTAACTAAGAATACTAAAGCTGCTGAAGTAAAGGAGCCTTCTGTTTCTGAAACAAAGACTATCCCTGATGAACTTGTACAGATTCAATCTTATATTCGTTGGGAAAAAGCTGGGAAGCCTAACTACTCTCAGGAACAACAACTT ATGGAATTTGAGGAAGCAAGAAAAGAGTTGTCAGCGGAGCTTGAGAAGGGTGCTTCTTTGGATGAGATACGGAAGAAGATTATCAAAGGAGAAGTACAAACTAAAGTTGCCAAGCAgttgaaaacaaaaacatactTCCGTGCTGAAAGAATACAGAGGAAAAACCGAGATTTGAGGCAGATTATCAACAGAATTGTTGATGAAAATATAGTTGAACAATTTATAGATGTTCCAAAGTCCTTGACAGTAATTGAACATTATGCCAAGGAGAGGGAAGAAAATGAAAGCGGTCCTGTTTTGAACAAGACAATATACAAGCTTGATGATAATGATCTTTTG GTACTCGTTACCAAGGATGCTGGTAAGATTAAGGTTCACCTGGCTACAAACTCGAAAAAACCTCTTACACTTCACTGGGCCTTATCTAGAACATCTGAAGAGTGGTTG TTACCACCTGGAAATTCTCTGCCCCCTGGATCTGTTACTATGAATGAGGCTGCTGAAACACCTTTCAAAGCTGGTTCTTTGTCTCATCCTTCTTTTGAG GTCCAGTCCTTGGATATAGAGGTTGATGATGATACTTTTAAAGGAATACCGTTTGTCATTTTATCCGAAGGAAAATGGATAAAGAACAATGGatcaaatttttatattgaatttgCTGGGAAAAAGCAGATACGAAAG gatTTTGGTGATAGCAAAGGTACAGCCAAGTTCTTGCTGGATAAAATAGCAGAACAGGAAAGTGAGGCACAAAAGTCCTTCATGCATCG ATTTAACATTGCATCGAACTTGATTGATGAAGCCAAAAGTGCTGGTCGACTGGGTCTTGCGGGGATTTTGGTGTGGATGAGATTCATGGCTACAAGGCAGCTCATATGGAACAAAAATTACAATGTGAAACCACG TGAGATAAGTAAAGCACAGGATAGGCTTACAGACTTGCTCCAGGATGTTTATGCAAGTTATCCACAGTATAGAGAAATTGTGAGGATGATCTTGTCTACTGTTGGTCGTGGAGGTGAAGGAGATGTCGGACAAAGGATTCGGGATGAAATCCTTGTTATTCAg AGAAATAATGATTGCAAAGGTGGAATGATGGAGGAATGGCACCAGAAGTTACACAATAATACTAGCCCTGATGATGTTGTGATCTGTCAG GCActaattgattatataaaaaatgactTTGATACTGGCGTTTACTGGAAAACATTGAATGACAATGGAATAACAAAAGAACGGCTTCTGAGCTATGATCGAGCCATTCATTCTGAACCAAATTTTAGGAGAGATCAGAAGGAAGGTCTTCTGCGAGATCTGGGAAACTACATGAGGACTTTGAAG GCAGTTCATTCAGGAGCTGATCTTGAATCTGCTATTTCAAATTGTATGGGCTATAAATCCGAG GGTCAGGGCTTCATGGTAGGGGTGCAGATAAATCCAGTGCCGGGTTTGCCTGCTGGTTTTCAA GGATTACTTGAGTTTGTCATGGAGCACGTTGAAGATAAGAATGTTGAACCACTTCTTGAG GGATTGCTTGAGGCTCGTGAAGAACTCCACCCATCACTCGGTAAATCCCAAAGTCGTCTGAAAGATCTTTTATTTTTGGATGTTGCTCTTGATTCTACCGTTAGAACAGCAGTGGAAAGGGGTTACGAGGAATTAAACAATGCTGCACCTGAG AAAATAATGTACTTCATTTGCTTGGTTCTTGAAAATCTTTCACTTTCATCGGATGACAATGAAGATCTTATCTACTGTTTGAAG GGATGGGATCTTGCCTTAACCAAGTGCAAGAGTAATGATACTCATTGGGCATTGTATGCTAAATCAGTTCTTGACAGAACCCGCCTTGCACTCACAAACAAGGCTCAATTATACCAGGAAATTCTGCAACCATCGGCAGAATACCTTGGATCACTGCTTGGTGTGGACCAATGGGCC GTGGAAATATTTACTGAAGAAATTATCCGTGCTGGATCTGCTGCCTCTTTATCTACTCTTCTAAATCGACTGGATCCTGTGCTCCGAAAGACCGCTAATCTTGGAAG CTGGCAAGTTATTAGCCCAGTCGAAACTGTTGGATATGTTGAGGTTGTAGATGAGTTGCTTTCTGTTCAAAACAAATCATACGAGCGACCTACAATTTTGATAGCCAAGAGTGTAAAAGGAGAGGAAGAAATTCCAGATGGTACTGTTGCAGTCCTGACACCAGATATGCCTGATGTCCTATCTCATGTTTCTGTTCGAGCAAGAAATAGCAAG GTGTGTTTTGCTACATGCTTTGATCCCAATATTCTTGCTAACCTCCAAGAAAGTAGAGGAAAGCTTTTGCGCTTAAAGCCTACATCTGCCGATGTAGTTTATAG TCAGGTCGAGGAGGGAGAGTTTATTGATGACAAATCAAGTCACCTGAAAGATGTTGGTTCAGTGTCACCCATATCTCTGGTGAGAAAGAAGTTTAGTGGTAGATATGCTGTCTCATCCGAAGAATTCACTGGTGAAATG GTTGGAGCTAAATCTCGTAATATCACTTATTTAAAGGGGAAAGTAGCTTCTTGGATTGGAATTCCCACCTCAGTTGCCATACCATTTGGAGTTTTTGAACATGTTCTTTCTGATAAATCAAATCAG GCAGTGGCTGAGAGGGtcaatattttgaaaaagaagCTAATTGAGGGGGACTTCAGTGTTCTCAAAGAGATTCGCGAAACAGTTTTACAATTGAATGCACCACCCCAGTTG GTTGAGGAGTTGAAAAGTAAAATGAAGAGTTCTGGAATGCCTTGGCCGGGTGATGAAGGTGAACAGCGATGGGAACAAGCTTGGAAGGCTATAAAAAAG GTGTGGGGCTCCAAGTGGAATGAAAGGGCATACTTCAGCACAAGAAAAGTGAAACTCGACCACGAATATCTTTCCATGGCTGTCCTTGTTCAGGAAGTGGTAAATGCTGATTATGCTTTTGTCATCCACACAACTAATCCGTCCTCTGGGGATTCGTCAGAAATATATGCTGAG GTGGTAAAGGGACTTGGAGAAACACTGGTTGGAGCTTATCCTGGTCGTGCTTTGAGTTTTATCTGCAAAAAGAGTGATTTGAACTCTCCTCAG GTCTTGGGTTATCCTAGCAAACCTGTCGGCCTGTTTATAAGACAGTCAATTATTTTTCGATCTGATTCTAATGGTGAAGATCTAGAAGGTTATGCGGGTGCAGGTCTTTATGACAG TGTGCCAATGGATGAAGAGGAGAAGGTGGTGCTTGATTACTCATCAGACCAACTGATGCTTGATGGTAGTTTTCGCCGGACAATCTTGTCAAGCATTGCCCGTGCAGGAAATGAAATTGAAGGGTTGTATGGCTCTCCTCAGGACATTGAAGGTGTCATCAAGGATGGAAAACTGTATGTTGTCCAGACCAGACCACAAATGTAG
- the LOC137806571 gene encoding heme-binding-like protein At3g10130, chloroplastic translates to METAVLHFLFCFFTIICWCSGNMVQAIQSPNYTLILSESDFQIRLYNESTWISARVSGTSFDQSYKLGFQRLYQYIHGANSDSSKIAFTAPALTSVPWSSSSSGDYTVRMFIPSGFEGKPPVPNPELKLRIEKWKSECIAVRKFSGYAKDDNINKEMEALVTALNKQSVTIQDTNSYIIANYNASSHNTTQRLNEVWINVSGLTTHC, encoded by the exons ATGGAAACAGCAGTGCTGCACTTTCTTTTCTGTTTCTTCACAATAATTTGTTGGTGCAGTGGCAACATGGTGCAGGCTATTCAATCACCTAACTACACACTCATTCTTTCTGAATCAGATTTTCAGATTAGACTCTACAATGAATCCACATGGATCTCAGCCCGTGTTTCTGGAACTTCCTTCGATCAGTCCTACAAACTTGGATTTCAAag GCTATACCAGTATATCCATGGTGCGAATTCGGATTCATCAAAAATTGCATTTACTGCTCCAGCCTTAACGAGTGTGCCCTGGTCATCATCATCCTCTGGGGACTATACTGTAAGAATGTTCATACCAAGTGGGTTTGAGGGGAAACCTCCGGTGCCGAATCCTGAACTGAAGCTGCGGATAGAGAAGTGGAAAAGTGAGTGCATAGCAGTTAGGAAGTTCAGTGGGTATGCCAAAGATGATAACATAAACAAAGAAATGGAAGCTCTTGTAACTGCCCTAAACAAGCAATCGGTAACAATACAAGATACCAACTCCTATATCATTGCCAACTACAATGCTTCCTCTCATAATACTACTCAACGCTTAAACGAAGTGTGGATCAATGTCTCGGGACTCACCACCCACTGCTGA